In Streptomyces nojiriensis, one genomic interval encodes:
- a CDS encoding RBBP9/YdeN family alpha/beta hydrolase, producing MTGNAKPTIVIVPGMREHVEDHWQTIVARRLGDAGRTVRTVPPLVRDRLSRAAHVTNVVDVMAQITGPVLIVAHSAGVMTTVQWARRHDADVRGALLATPPDFETPLADGYPTSEELARYGWTPVPRKPLPFPSIVVASANDPLGSPERVAGLARDWGSSLVEIGRVGHLNPASGHGPWPRAEELIEALEHG from the coding sequence ATGACGGGGAACGCGAAGCCGACGATCGTGATCGTTCCCGGCATGCGGGAACACGTCGAGGACCACTGGCAGACCATCGTGGCCAGGCGGCTCGGCGATGCGGGTCGCACCGTCCGCACCGTTCCACCGCTCGTGCGCGACCGGCTCAGCCGTGCCGCCCACGTCACCAACGTGGTCGACGTGATGGCGCAGATCACCGGACCGGTCCTCATCGTCGCCCACAGCGCGGGCGTCATGACCACGGTGCAGTGGGCCCGGCGGCACGACGCGGACGTCCGGGGTGCACTGCTGGCCACGCCCCCTGATTTCGAGACACCGCTGGCGGACGGCTATCCCACTTCCGAAGAGCTGGCGAGGTACGGCTGGACACCGGTGCCCCGGAAACCGCTGCCGTTCCCGAGCATCGTCGTGGCCAGTGCGAACGATCCGCTCGGATCGCCCGAGCGCGTCGCCGGACTCGCTCGGGACTGGGGGAGCAGCCTGGTGGAAATCGGCCGCGTCGGACACCTCAACCCCGCCTCCGGGCACGGTCCGTGGCCCCGAGCCGAGGAACTCATCGAAGCCCTCGAACACGGCTGA
- a CDS encoding class I SAM-dependent methyltransferase: MVSTLRVAPSNAEQARAWDGQEGAYWAEHADRFDRALRPYRTPLLATAGVSAADRVLDIGCGTGETTRDVARRAGDGRALGVDLSAAMLRAARRRAADEGLHNVDFVQADAQVHAFSPASFDVAVSRTGTMFFADPVAAFRNIGGALRPGGRLVQLVWQSPAGNEWLRSFTQALAAGRPLPTPPHDAPGPFSLADPARVRTVLGAAGFTDIQLEPHSEVMWFGEDTADAERFVLGLHGWMLGGLDDEGRRRAVDGLRATLTAHETDDGVRYASATWIIRATRL, from the coding sequence ATGGTCAGCACTCTTCGGGTCGCTCCGTCCAACGCCGAGCAGGCCCGAGCCTGGGACGGGCAGGAAGGCGCGTACTGGGCGGAGCACGCCGACCGGTTCGATCGCGCGCTGCGCCCCTATCGCACCCCTCTCCTCGCCACGGCCGGCGTATCCGCCGCCGACCGCGTCCTGGACATCGGCTGCGGCACCGGCGAGACCACCCGCGACGTCGCACGGCGGGCAGGCGACGGACGGGCACTGGGCGTGGACCTGTCGGCCGCGATGCTGCGGGCGGCCCGGCGGCGAGCGGCGGACGAGGGGCTGCACAACGTCGACTTCGTGCAGGCGGACGCCCAGGTCCATGCCTTCTCCCCCGCATCGTTCGACGTGGCCGTCAGCCGCACCGGGACGATGTTCTTCGCCGACCCGGTCGCCGCGTTCCGCAACATCGGCGGAGCGCTGCGTCCGGGCGGGCGCCTCGTGCAGTTGGTGTGGCAATCGCCGGCGGGCAACGAGTGGCTCCGCTCCTTCACCCAGGCGCTGGCCGCCGGACGACCGCTGCCCACGCCCCCGCACGACGCACCCGGGCCGTTCTCGCTGGCCGACCCCGCGCGCGTACGGACCGTGCTCGGGGCCGCCGGCTTCACGGACATCCAGCTGGAGCCGCACAGCGAGGTGATGTGGTTCGGTGAGGACACGGCCGACGCGGAGCGGTTCGTGCTCGGCCTGCACGGCTGGATGCTCGGCGGCCTCGATGACGAAGGCCGGCGTCGTGCTGTCGACGGCTTGAGAGCCACCCTCACCGCCCACGAGACCGACGACGGCGTTCGCTACGCCTCGGCGACCTGGATCATCCGGGCGACCCGTCTGTGA
- a CDS encoding AAA family ATPase: protein MDGRPTIVAVTGPPATGKTTLARALAQDLGCPAVIRDEIKQGMVMNVRHHQANGDDHLNIPTLEAFFKAITVLVQAGVTLVVEAAFQDRLWRPGLEPLVEVADLRVIRCTTATSIIVERITDRARIDSHRAAHGDEALLADLAAGTYDPERFKPISIAAPTLIVDTSDGYKPGTTEIQEFLRAPHPSPGPRQDA, encoded by the coding sequence ATGGATGGCCGCCCGACCATCGTCGCCGTTACCGGTCCTCCTGCCACGGGTAAGACCACGCTCGCCCGCGCCCTCGCCCAAGACCTGGGATGCCCGGCCGTCATTCGCGACGAGATCAAGCAAGGCATGGTGATGAACGTGCGGCATCACCAGGCCAACGGCGACGACCACCTCAACATCCCCACGCTGGAGGCCTTCTTCAAGGCGATCACCGTCCTCGTGCAGGCAGGGGTCACCCTGGTCGTCGAGGCGGCCTTCCAGGACAGGCTCTGGCGCCCCGGCCTGGAGCCCCTCGTGGAAGTCGCAGACCTCCGCGTCATCCGGTGCACCACGGCCACTTCGATCATCGTCGAGCGGATCACCGACCGAGCCCGGATCGACAGCCACCGAGCCGCCCACGGTGACGAGGCCCTCCTCGCCGACCTGGCAGCCGGTACCTACGACCCCGAGCGGTTCAAGCCCATCAGTATTGCCGCCCCGACCTTGATCGTGGACACGTCGGACGGCTACAAGCCCGGAACGACGGAGATCCAGGAGTTTCTACGCGCACCGCATCCGTCGCCAGGCCCTCGACAAGACGCGTAG
- a CDS encoding DUF6243 family protein, translated as MTDSKNINNPVGQGGGQRKKLSRAERQNNGPHRNLDRQGAADRKAELVRKMREKARAAEGPGQAGDDTAQS; from the coding sequence GTGACCGACAGCAAGAACATCAACAACCCCGTGGGCCAGGGTGGCGGCCAGCGCAAGAAGCTGTCCCGCGCCGAACGGCAGAACAACGGTCCGCACCGCAACCTCGACCGCCAGGGTGCGGCCGACCGGAAGGCGGAGCTGGTGCGCAAGATGCGCGAGAAGGCACGCGCAGCCGAGGGCCCCGGCCAAGCGGGCGACGACACCGCACAGAGCTGA